Proteins encoded within one genomic window of Eurosta solidaginis isolate ZX-2024a chromosome 1, ASM4086904v1, whole genome shotgun sequence:
- the LOC137252761 gene encoding peptidoglycan-recognition protein LB-like isoform X4 encodes MCLNCCLAILAMIYTQSKRGFGQEMPITHTHMIARSEWGARPSKLIEPFNGPAPYVIIHHSYMPSACYTADDCCKAMRSMQDYHQLQRGWNDIGYSFAVGGDGMIYVGRGFNVIGAHAPKYNDKSVGICMIGDWRTDLPPPQMLKATKSLIDFGVAKGYIQSQYKLLGHRQVRDTECPGSRLFDEISTWPNFTLRLNGTGNGLINIYVRRHASVVENNN; translated from the exons ATGTGCTTGAATTGCTGTTTGGCGATATTAGCGATGATTTATACACAAAGTAAACGAG GCTTTGGCCAAGAGATGCCCATAACACATACACACATGATAGCACGCAGCGAATGGGGTGCACGTCCATCGAAACTCATCGAACCATTTAATGGTCCAGCGCCATATGTCATCATTCATCATTCATATATGCCAAGTGCCTGCTATACGGCTGATGATTGTTGTAAAGCAATGCGCTCAATGCAAGACTACCATCAGCTGCAACGCGGTTGGAATGATATTGGCTATAGTTTTGCAGTTGGCGGTGACGGCATGATTTATGTGGGACGTGGTTTTAATGTTATTGGCGCGCATGCGCCTAAATATAATGATAAAAGTGTTGGCATTTGCATGATTGGCGATTGGCGCA CGGATCTACCGCCACCACAAATGCTTAAGGCGACAAAATCTTTGATCGATTTCGGTGTAGCAAAAGGTTATATACAATCACAATATAAATTGCTTGGACATAGGCAAGTGCGTGACACAGAATGTCCGGGAAGTAGGCTGTTCGATGAAATTTCTACATGGCCGAATTTTACTCTCCGATTAAATGGAACTGGAAATGGCCTTATAAA
- the LOC137252761 gene encoding peptidoglycan-recognition protein LB-like isoform X6 translates to MCLNCCLAILAMIYTQSKRGFGQEMPITHTHMIARSEWGARPSKLIEPFNGPAPYVIIHHSYMPSACYTADDCCKAMRSMQDYHQLQRGWNDIGYSFAVGGDGMIYVGRGFNVIGAHAPKYNDKSVGICMIGDWRTDLPPPQMLKATKSLIDFGVAKGYIQSQYKLLGHRQVRDTECPGSRLFDEISTWPNFTLRLNGTGNGLIK, encoded by the exons ATGTGCTTGAATTGCTGTTTGGCGATATTAGCGATGATTTATACACAAAGTAAACGAG GCTTTGGCCAAGAGATGCCCATAACACATACACACATGATAGCACGCAGCGAATGGGGTGCACGTCCATCGAAACTCATCGAACCATTTAATGGTCCAGCGCCATATGTCATCATTCATCATTCATATATGCCAAGTGCCTGCTATACGGCTGATGATTGTTGTAAAGCAATGCGCTCAATGCAAGACTACCATCAGCTGCAACGCGGTTGGAATGATATTGGCTATAGTTTTGCAGTTGGCGGTGACGGCATGATTTATGTGGGACGTGGTTTTAATGTTATTGGCGCGCATGCGCCTAAATATAATGATAAAAGTGTTGGCATTTGCATGATTGGCGATTGGCGCA CGGATCTACCGCCACCACAAATGCTTAAGGCGACAAAATCTTTGATCGATTTCGGTGTAGCAAAAGGTTATATACAATCACAATATAAATTGCTTGGACATAGGCAAGTGCGTGACACAGAATGTCCGGGAAGTAGGCTGTTCGATGAAATTTCTACATGGCCGAATTTTACTCTCCGATTAAATGGAACTGGAAATGGCCTTATAAAGTGA